A region from the Desulfosoma sp. genome encodes:
- a CDS encoding CoA transferase: MDQGKSYQERMKELFNVENLFGKRMPLEGVRVLEVCYVVLGPACCDYLAEFGAEVIKFEGQKGDQMRFVTPYAFFWKNMSPGLEIENHNKYWVGMHLGHPKAKELFLELVKKADVVADNLTPGRMAEWGLSYKDLKEVNPRIIQLHVSGYGSWGPWTGRTSYDAVAQSMGALSPITGFEGRGPIKSGVWIADWITALMCAVAIMAALNYRERTGEGQFIDYMQVENVIRFLDWTWLYAYLTGQDRPRSGNRDLAVCPSDLFDCADGWIALAAFDDASFKGLCQAMGKPELCQRFADPLERLKDENARELLKIIDAWTRTKKVEEVEALGNQYGFAASRVITAKDAYHRPHFRQRGAIQEYEDALYGPMVQQVYPPRLSETPSRLFWGCRPLGFDNEYVLTKLLGLPHEEVEKLKEEKVIFQWNPAVPSHCPPPDWDGKSGLKLA, encoded by the coding sequence ATGGACCAAGGCAAATCGTACCAGGAGCGCATGAAGGAACTGTTCAATGTGGAAAATCTCTTTGGTAAGCGAATGCCTCTGGAGGGCGTGCGGGTCCTTGAAGTGTGTTACGTGGTGCTGGGCCCGGCGTGCTGTGACTATCTGGCGGAATTCGGCGCGGAGGTGATCAAGTTTGAGGGGCAAAAGGGCGACCAGATGCGCTTTGTGACGCCTTATGCGTTCTTCTGGAAGAATATGTCGCCCGGACTGGAAATTGAGAATCACAACAAATATTGGGTGGGAATGCATTTGGGCCATCCTAAGGCCAAGGAACTTTTCCTGGAACTGGTCAAGAAGGCCGACGTGGTGGCGGACAACCTAACACCGGGACGCATGGCGGAATGGGGCCTGAGCTATAAAGATCTCAAGGAAGTCAACCCTCGTATCATTCAGCTGCACGTGTCCGGTTACGGTAGCTGGGGACCTTGGACCGGTCGTACCAGCTATGACGCTGTGGCCCAAAGCATGGGCGCGCTTTCGCCCATTACGGGTTTTGAAGGTCGAGGCCCCATCAAGTCGGGGGTGTGGATTGCCGACTGGATCACAGCCTTGATGTGCGCCGTAGCCATCATGGCCGCTCTCAACTATCGAGAGCGTACCGGGGAAGGGCAATTCATCGACTATATGCAGGTGGAAAACGTCATTCGATTCCTCGACTGGACCTGGCTCTACGCTTATCTCACCGGCCAAGACCGCCCTCGATCCGGAAACCGCGATTTGGCCGTGTGTCCTTCGGATCTTTTTGACTGTGCCGACGGTTGGATTGCTCTGGCCGCTTTTGATGACGCTTCCTTTAAAGGTCTGTGCCAGGCCATGGGTAAGCCCGAACTATGCCAAAGGTTTGCCGATCCTCTGGAACGGCTCAAGGATGAAAATGCCCGCGAACTTTTAAAGATCATCGATGCTTGGACTCGCACCAAGAAAGTTGAAGAGGTGGAAGCTTTGGGCAACCAATACGGGTTTGCGGCATCTCGAGTCATCACAGCCAAGGACGCCTACCATCGGCCCCATTTTCGTCAACGGGGTGCCATCCAAGAATACGAGGACGCCCTTTACGGGCCCATGGTGCAACAGGTGTACCCGCCGCGCCTGAGTGAAACCCCGAGCCGCCTCTTCTGGGGATGCCGTCCCTTGGGTTTTGACAATGAGTACGTGCTGACCAAACTTCTTGGTTTACCCCACGAAGAAGTGGAAAAGCTGAAAGAGGAAAAGGTCATCTTCCAGTGGAACCCGGCGGTGCCTTCCCATTGCCCGCCCCCCGATTGGGATGGAAAGAGCGGTCTGAAGTTGGCCTAA
- a CDS encoding ABC transporter substrate-binding protein, producing the protein MARRRWLAFVAGLCGVALALTGPVSAQETIKIGAYLPMTGAVAAYGQMEWDGIQIANEMKPTVLGKKIELVLVDTKSDKIEAANAVSRLVEKEKVVGIIGEAISGNSMAGNPISEAAKIVSVSPTATNPLVTQGKQYAFRACFIDPFQGEVAARFAVNELKAKTAAVIIDIAQDYCVGLANFFVKEFVKLGGKVVSTTYIQTGDQDFSAQLSSVQAAKPDIIYAPNYYTEDALMAKQARDLGINVPILTGDGAQAEELIKIGGKAVEGMYFTGHFHKEGATTDLAKEYIKRFEAKKGKEADAFGALGADAYFLLVEAIEKAGSTEGPKVREAMVAIKNFPGVSGLITMQDNGNPIKSMVINKVKDGKFVYVTTVNP; encoded by the coding sequence ATGGCACGTAGAAGATGGTTGGCTTTTGTGGCAGGGCTTTGTGGTGTGGCTTTGGCCTTGACAGGACCTGTGTCGGCTCAGGAAACCATCAAGATCGGAGCCTATCTGCCCATGACGGGGGCGGTGGCGGCCTACGGCCAAATGGAATGGGACGGCATTCAAATTGCCAATGAAATGAAGCCGACGGTTTTGGGCAAGAAGATCGAGCTTGTTCTTGTGGACACCAAGAGCGACAAGATTGAAGCGGCCAACGCCGTGAGCCGTCTGGTAGAAAAGGAAAAGGTCGTGGGGATCATCGGGGAGGCCATCAGCGGTAATTCCATGGCGGGCAACCCCATTTCCGAAGCGGCTAAGATTGTTTCCGTGAGTCCTACGGCGACGAATCCTCTGGTCACCCAGGGAAAGCAATACGCTTTTCGCGCCTGTTTCATCGATCCTTTTCAAGGAGAAGTGGCCGCTCGGTTTGCCGTCAATGAACTGAAGGCCAAAACCGCCGCCGTCATCATCGACATCGCGCAGGATTATTGCGTGGGTTTGGCCAACTTCTTTGTGAAGGAATTCGTGAAGCTGGGCGGCAAAGTGGTTTCCACCACCTACATTCAGACCGGCGACCAAGATTTTTCGGCCCAGCTTTCTTCCGTGCAGGCCGCGAAACCTGACATCATTTACGCTCCCAACTACTACACGGAAGACGCCCTCATGGCCAAACAGGCTCGAGATCTGGGCATCAATGTGCCCATTCTCACGGGAGACGGCGCTCAGGCCGAGGAATTGATCAAGATCGGCGGCAAGGCCGTGGAAGGCATGTACTTTACCGGTCATTTCCACAAAGAGGGGGCCACAACGGACCTGGCTAAGGAATACATCAAGCGTTTTGAAGCCAAAAAAGGCAAAGAAGCGGACGCCTTTGGAGCCTTGGGGGCTGATGCTTATTTCCTGCTTGTGGAAGCCATCGAAAAGGCGGGGTCTACGGAAGGCCCAAAGGTTCGTGAAGCCATGGTGGCCATCAAGAACTTCCCCGGGGTGTCCGGCCTCATCACCATGCAGGACAATGGGAACCCCATCAAGAGTATGGTCATCAACAAAGTGAAAGACGGCAAGTTTGTGTATGTGACGACGGTCAACCCGTAG
- a CDS encoding branched-chain amino acid ABC transporter permease yields MTIDIFMQQVINGISLGSLYALVAIGYTMVYGILRLINFAHGDLLMVAAYAAIYAVTLLSLPWQLSFPLVMVLTGLFGVLLDRVAYKPLRDAPRISLLISAIGASFLLENLAIVIIGGVPKGFPRPDVFAKVIDLWGLRIQVLTIYTPVLTLALLLGLLYIVHRTKVGKAMRAASKDFETTRLMGINLDRIIAVTFFLGSSLAAAGGIMWAMKYPQVNPFMGVIPGLKAFIAAVLGGIGNIVGAVVGGFVLGLGEILIVALFPQMAQYRDAFAFTVLILVLLFRPTGIMGEPITDKT; encoded by the coding sequence GTGACGATTGACATCTTCATGCAGCAGGTCATCAACGGGATCTCCTTGGGCAGCCTTTATGCCCTGGTGGCCATCGGCTATACCATGGTCTACGGGATTCTTCGGCTGATCAATTTCGCCCACGGCGATCTGCTCATGGTGGCCGCCTATGCGGCCATTTATGCGGTGACCCTGTTAAGTCTTCCGTGGCAGCTGAGTTTTCCTTTGGTCATGGTTTTGACGGGTTTATTCGGCGTCCTTTTGGACCGGGTGGCCTACAAACCCTTGCGGGACGCTCCACGCATCTCTTTGCTTATTTCCGCCATCGGCGCCTCTTTTCTTCTGGAAAACCTTGCCATCGTCATCATCGGCGGTGTCCCCAAGGGTTTTCCTCGACCGGACGTCTTTGCCAAGGTCATCGATTTGTGGGGGTTGCGCATTCAAGTCCTGACCATCTACACGCCTGTGCTGACCCTCGCGCTTCTTCTGGGTCTTTTGTACATCGTGCATCGCACCAAGGTCGGAAAAGCCATGCGGGCGGCCTCCAAGGATTTTGAAACCACACGCCTCATGGGCATCAACCTGGACCGCATCATCGCCGTCACATTCTTTCTGGGCTCCAGCCTCGCCGCCGCCGGCGGCATCATGTGGGCCATGAAATATCCTCAGGTCAACCCCTTCATGGGGGTCATTCCCGGACTCAAAGCGTTTATCGCCGCCGTGTTGGGAGGTATCGGCAATATCGTCGGTGCCGTGGTCGGTGGCTTTGTTTTGGGGCTTGGCGAGATCCTCATTGTGGCCCTATTCCCCCAGATGGCCCAGTACCGAGACGCCTTCGCCTTTACCGTTCTCATTCTTGTGCTGCTTTTTCGTCCTACGGGCATCATGGGTGAACCCATTACCGACAAGACGTGA
- a CDS encoding branched-chain amino acid ABC transporter permease has product MNRSTRNILCNILLLAVLTVILFLFEKYGSEYQIRILNNMAIFITLAVSYNLVNGYCGILHLGPNAFITIGAYTSALLTMSPAEKQMSFIIEPLIWPLSVIQVPFAVSLMAGGITATVFAFLISFPVFRVRGDYLAIVTLGFGEVIRVLCNAMQSLTNGPLGLKGLTPYTTLWWSWGVAVFTVVVITQLVNSSYGRAMKAIREDETAAKAMGVDPFRHLLLAFLISAFFSGVAGGLLAHLITTISPTLFTFFLTFNLLIIIVVGGLGSTSGAVIAAALFAWGGEALRVVESPMNFGLFTIPGIPGMRMVLFSIILMVVILFARRGIMGRSELSWDRFFAALRLQSKV; this is encoded by the coding sequence ATGAACAGATCTACACGAAATATTCTGTGTAACATTTTGTTGTTGGCGGTTCTCACCGTTATTCTTTTTTTATTTGAAAAGTATGGGTCGGAATATCAAATCCGTATCCTTAACAATATGGCCATTTTTATCACGCTGGCGGTGAGCTACAATCTTGTAAACGGTTATTGCGGTATTTTGCATTTGGGACCCAACGCCTTCATTACCATCGGCGCGTACACGTCCGCCCTGCTGACCATGTCCCCGGCTGAAAAGCAGATGAGTTTCATCATTGAACCGCTCATTTGGCCTTTGAGCGTCATTCAGGTGCCTTTTGCGGTTTCCTTGATGGCGGGCGGCATCACGGCGACCGTTTTCGCTTTTCTGATCAGTTTTCCCGTTTTTCGAGTGCGTGGTGACTATCTGGCCATTGTGACCCTAGGTTTCGGTGAAGTGATTCGTGTGCTGTGCAACGCCATGCAAAGTCTCACCAACGGCCCGCTGGGCCTCAAGGGCCTCACCCCCTACACGACCCTGTGGTGGTCATGGGGTGTGGCCGTCTTCACGGTGGTGGTTATCACCCAATTGGTGAACAGCAGTTATGGCCGGGCCATGAAGGCCATTCGCGAGGACGAGACCGCCGCCAAAGCCATGGGAGTCGATCCCTTCAGGCATCTTCTGCTGGCTTTTCTCATCAGTGCGTTCTTTTCGGGGGTTGCCGGAGGTCTTTTGGCTCATCTCATCACGACCATTTCACCGACCCTTTTCACCTTCTTTCTCACCTTTAATTTGCTCATCATCATCGTTGTGGGCGGATTAGGAAGCACCAGCGGAGCAGTTATTGCGGCGGCTTTGTTCGCTTGGGGTGGAGAGGCTCTGCGTGTTGTGGAGAGCCCTATGAATTTTGGGTTGTTTACCATTCCCGGCATTCCAGGCATGCGCATGGTCCTGTTCAGCATCATTCTCATGGTGGTGATTCTTTTTGCTCGACGGGGCATTATGGGGCGAAGCGAACTGTCCTGGGACCGTTTCTTTGCCGCGCTTCGTCTGCAGAGCAAGGTATAG
- a CDS encoding ABC transporter ATP-binding protein, translated as MNDFFRLDNLVMQFGGLTAVKDFSIVIEPGELVGLIGPNGAGKTTVFNMITGFLTPTSGRVLWQGKDITGAAPHMVTAQGIARTFQNIRLFTDMTVLENVMVSFHHTIRSRFFKAMLGLPSHKKEEARIKEEARGFLEELHLGHLADEKAGALPYGQQRRLEIARALAARPKLLLLDEPAAGMNPQETMELAQLVRQIRDRHRLTVFLIEHDMKFVMGLCERIKVLDYGITIAEGSPAEIQRHPDVIKAYLGEPKHA; from the coding sequence ATGAACGATTTCTTTCGCCTCGACAATTTGGTCATGCAATTCGGGGGGCTTACAGCCGTCAAAGATTTCTCCATCGTCATTGAACCCGGGGAATTGGTGGGCCTTATTGGACCCAACGGAGCGGGGAAGACCACGGTCTTCAATATGATTACCGGGTTTCTGACTCCTACGTCCGGCAGGGTATTGTGGCAAGGAAAGGACATTACCGGAGCGGCGCCGCATATGGTGACGGCTCAAGGGATTGCCCGCACCTTTCAAAATATTCGCCTCTTTACGGACATGACCGTTTTGGAAAATGTGATGGTTTCTTTCCACCACACCATTCGTTCCCGTTTTTTCAAGGCGATGCTCGGACTTCCTTCCCACAAAAAAGAAGAAGCTCGCATCAAAGAAGAAGCTCGTGGTTTCCTGGAAGAACTCCATCTCGGCCACCTTGCCGATGAAAAGGCCGGTGCCCTGCCCTACGGTCAGCAACGCCGCTTGGAAATCGCTCGAGCCTTGGCCGCTCGCCCCAAACTCTTGTTGCTGGATGAACCGGCTGCAGGCATGAACCCTCAGGAAACCATGGAACTGGCCCAGCTGGTACGCCAGATTCGAGACCGGCATCGCCTCACCGTCTTTCTCATCGAACACGACATGAAATTCGTCATGGGACTGTGTGAACGCATCAAGGTGTTGGATTACGGCATCACCATCGCTGAAGGAAGCCCTGCAGAAATCCAACGTCACCCGGACGTCATCAAGGCTTATCTCGGAGAGCCCAAGCATGCTTGA
- a CDS encoding ABC transporter ATP-binding protein, producing the protein MLEVKDLHVYYGGIHALKGIHLKVPQGQIVTLIGANGAGKTTTLRAISGLVRPKSGSILFLNHELTRMPTYKIIRLGIGVAPEGRRVFPNLTVLENLELGAYNRPPGELRKDLEWIYSLFPRLKERSKQLAGTLSGGEQQMLALGRALMSRPSLVLLDEPSLGLAPLVVEEVFQTIQSINAQGATILLVEQNAMAALHVAHYGYVLETGRITLEGTGKNLLADERVRKAYLGED; encoded by the coding sequence ATGCTTGAAGTCAAGGATCTGCATGTCTACTATGGCGGTATTCATGCCCTGAAGGGGATTCATCTGAAAGTGCCTCAAGGGCAGATCGTGACCCTCATCGGGGCCAACGGTGCCGGCAAGACCACGACGTTGCGGGCCATTTCGGGCCTTGTGCGCCCGAAAAGTGGAAGCATTCTGTTTTTGAATCACGAACTGACCCGCATGCCTACATACAAGATCATTCGGCTCGGTATCGGCGTCGCTCCCGAGGGGCGAAGAGTTTTTCCCAACCTGACCGTTCTGGAAAACCTTGAACTCGGCGCTTACAATCGACCCCCTGGAGAACTTCGAAAAGATTTGGAATGGATTTACTCCCTTTTTCCACGGCTTAAGGAACGCTCCAAACAACTGGCCGGCACCTTGAGCGGGGGGGAGCAGCAAATGTTGGCCTTGGGGCGAGCCCTCATGAGTCGGCCTAGCCTGGTGCTTTTAGACGAGCCGTCCCTGGGGTTGGCACCTCTGGTGGTGGAAGAGGTTTTTCAAACCATTCAGAGTATCAACGCTCAAGGAGCGACCATCTTGCTGGTGGAACAAAACGCCATGGCCGCCCTGCACGTGGCCCACTATGGTTATGTTCTGGAAACAGGCCGTATCACTTTGGAAGGTACGGGAAAGAATCTTCTGGCGGATGAACGCGTTCGCAAAGCCTATCTTGGCGAGGATTGA
- a CDS encoding phosphoribosylanthranilate isomerase yields MPPNAPQGFQTPIIQVAGVCDAQECRMLAALGVPWLGFPLRLALHCEDVTEREAAGLIALLPPFVTPVLITYENRWREIYHLSRFLGVKAVQLHGDITPEELRRLKEAWPSLWIIKSVIVRPGMSGEDCLEKLKPLLPYLQALITDTWDPKTGACGATGKTHDWTVSRWIVERSGKPVILAGGLNPQNVALAIRMVRPAGVDAHTGLEDSSGRKDAEKVKAFLREARAAFAALSNKSALVQPSQSSPR; encoded by the coding sequence ATGCCGCCCAATGCCCCTCAGGGTTTTCAGACCCCGATTATTCAAGTGGCGGGAGTGTGTGATGCTCAGGAATGCCGCATGCTTGCAGCGCTGGGCGTTCCTTGGTTGGGATTTCCCTTGCGTCTGGCGTTGCATTGTGAGGATGTGACGGAGCGGGAGGCCGCCGGCCTGATTGCCCTTCTTCCCCCTTTTGTGACTCCCGTGCTGATCACCTACGAAAATCGGTGGCGTGAAATCTACCATCTGTCCAGGTTCTTGGGCGTGAAAGCCGTGCAGTTACACGGTGACATCACTCCGGAGGAACTTCGTCGCCTGAAAGAGGCCTGGCCGAGCTTATGGATCATCAAAAGCGTCATTGTCAGACCTGGAATGAGTGGCGAAGATTGTTTAGAAAAATTGAAGCCGCTCCTCCCATATCTGCAGGCTCTGATTACAGACACCTGGGATCCGAAAACAGGGGCCTGCGGAGCCACGGGAAAAACCCATGACTGGACGGTGAGCCGATGGATCGTGGAGCGATCCGGCAAACCGGTGATTCTTGCCGGAGGACTCAACCCTCAGAATGTGGCCCTTGCCATTCGCATGGTGCGTCCTGCCGGCGTTGACGCTCATACGGGGCTGGAAGATTCTTCAGGACGAAAGGATGCGGAAAAAGTGAAAGCCTTTCTTCGCGAAGCTCGAGCCGCCTTTGCCGCGCTTTCAAACAAGTCTGCCCTTGTTCAACCTTCTCAATCCTCGCCAAGATAG
- a CDS encoding replication-associated recombination protein A: protein MERRKALWKTPQKPSLSSAPTLSAPLADRMRPRRLEEFVGQKHLLGEGKILHRLLSRTLFQSLILWGPPGCGKTTLAQLIAAHTQGHFMALSAVTAGTKEIRESVEEARRVFATEQRRSWLFMDEIHRLNKAQQDVLLPHVEKGTLYLLGATTENPSFEIIRPLLSRCHVLVLEPLSEEDLTQVITRALRDPDRGLGMLRPVMSEEALRLLVKAAGGDARVALNLLETAVLSTAPDPDGFRRLEPSALVDVLERPSHYDKSGEEHYNLISAFHKSLRGGDPDAALYWMTRMLQAGEDPLYIGRRLVVAASEDVGLADPFALVLAMNAVRAYELLGSPEGELHLAQAAVYVSLAPKSNSVYKALKAARECARKTPYDPVPFHLRNAPTALLKELGYGKDYRYPHDSPEGWVPEVYLPQGLAGTEFYEPKERGWEGKWKEALARRRALVKKRDDQR from the coding sequence GTGGAAAGGAGAAAAGCCTTGTGGAAGACGCCTCAAAAGCCGTCCCTGTCTAGCGCTCCAACATTGTCGGCTCCGCTGGCGGATCGAATGCGGCCCCGTCGCCTTGAAGAATTTGTGGGCCAAAAGCATCTTCTGGGTGAAGGCAAGATTCTTCATCGGCTTTTGAGTCGAACCCTTTTTCAGTCGCTCATTTTATGGGGGCCACCCGGCTGTGGCAAAACCACCTTGGCCCAGCTCATCGCAGCCCACACTCAAGGCCACTTCATGGCCCTTTCGGCTGTCACGGCGGGAACCAAGGAAATTCGCGAATCCGTAGAGGAGGCGCGCCGAGTTTTTGCCACGGAACAGAGACGTTCCTGGCTTTTCATGGATGAAATCCATCGCTTGAACAAAGCCCAGCAGGACGTCCTACTGCCTCATGTGGAAAAAGGAACCCTCTATCTTTTGGGGGCTACCACCGAAAACCCTTCCTTTGAAATCATTCGTCCTTTACTTAGCCGTTGCCATGTGTTGGTTCTGGAACCTTTGTCCGAGGAAGACCTTACGCAGGTGATCACAAGGGCCCTCAGGGATCCGGATCGAGGCTTGGGGATGCTTCGTCCCGTCATGAGCGAAGAGGCCCTGAGGCTTTTAGTCAAGGCTGCCGGCGGGGATGCCCGTGTGGCTCTGAACCTGCTGGAAACGGCCGTTTTAAGCACAGCTCCTGACCCGGACGGTTTTCGACGTCTCGAACCCTCAGCGCTGGTCGACGTCTTGGAACGGCCCTCGCATTACGACAAGAGCGGTGAAGAACATTACAACTTGATTTCCGCCTTTCACAAGAGCCTTCGAGGTGGCGATCCGGACGCGGCCCTTTACTGGATGACTCGAATGCTTCAAGCCGGAGAGGATCCCCTTTACATCGGGCGTCGGCTTGTTGTGGCTGCGTCCGAAGATGTGGGACTTGCCGATCCTTTTGCTTTGGTCTTGGCCATGAACGCCGTTCGTGCCTATGAGTTGCTGGGAAGTCCTGAAGGGGAACTCCACTTGGCTCAGGCGGCGGTGTATGTCAGTCTTGCGCCGAAAAGCAACAGCGTCTACAAGGCCTTGAAAGCGGCTCGTGAATGCGCTCGAAAAACCCCATACGACCCCGTGCCTTTTCATCTCAGAAATGCCCCGACGGCGCTTCTGAAGGAGCTGGGATACGGAAAAGATTATCGATATCCTCATGACTCGCCGGAAGGATGGGTTCCCGAAGTGTATCTGCCCCAAGGGTTGGCTGGGACCGAGTTTTATGAACCCAAGGAGCGGGGTTGGGAAGGAAAGTGGAAGGAGGCTTTGGCTCGACGCCGAGCCTTGGTGAAAAAACGGGATGATCAAAGATAA
- a CDS encoding ATP-binding protein, whose translation MLERRDDGSPSKSWRLKNAVLPLRDSKADAVPIPVNLATGKPFRLVKYVAVSSLIVILVCTLLLSTFLSHKARKILVQKSEEYAFLTAENLNHQVFFQFTTVVVAVEGEVRLSRKEQYQRLDKVVRNAIYGLAVESVNIYTDEGVLAYSTEDVPLGEKKDLGEAFQKALNGGMFSIMEGRHLSILGISWPIGPQKLRTYLPMWEERPLSWKRGRILGVFEFTQDVTADHVNIARFQVIIFASIATFVGVLFAALVAILRRAEKILEARARERQKLEQELQRTERLAVLGEMIAGVSHEIKNPLGIIRSTAELLEKRLQEPRQKKLASIMIEEATRLNNIVTEFLDFARPKDLRPEPCRVEEILERNLAVIEAECQKRNIRIEKDFQAGEAVLKADANLLYRAFLNLLVNAVQAMETGGTLEIATSLKCVDSRKQPMLEVRVNDTGPGIPPELLPKIFNPFFTTREKGTGLGLSIVLSIIQSHQGSVELKPRPEGGTSAVVRLPLSLSDQGEATS comes from the coding sequence GTGTTAGAGAGAAGGGATGATGGGTCTCCTTCCAAATCCTGGCGACTCAAGAACGCCGTTTTGCCCCTCAGAGACTCAAAAGCGGATGCGGTCCCGATCCCCGTGAACCTTGCCACGGGAAAACCTTTTCGATTGGTGAAGTACGTAGCGGTATCCAGCCTGATCGTTATCTTGGTCTGCACGTTGCTCCTTTCCACTTTTCTTTCTCACAAGGCTCGAAAAATTCTCGTCCAAAAGAGTGAGGAGTATGCTTTTCTGACGGCCGAGAACTTGAACCATCAGGTTTTCTTTCAATTTACGACCGTTGTGGTCGCCGTAGAGGGTGAAGTTCGACTCAGTCGCAAAGAGCAGTACCAACGTTTGGACAAAGTGGTTCGAAACGCCATTTACGGACTGGCCGTAGAGAGTGTGAACATCTACACTGACGAAGGTGTTTTGGCCTACAGCACGGAAGATGTGCCTTTGGGGGAAAAGAAAGATCTGGGAGAGGCTTTTCAAAAGGCTCTCAATGGAGGCATGTTTTCCATCATGGAAGGCCGGCATCTTTCGATTCTGGGGATTTCCTGGCCCATCGGGCCTCAAAAGCTACGCACCTATTTGCCCATGTGGGAGGAGCGTCCTTTAAGCTGGAAGCGGGGGCGTATTCTCGGCGTCTTTGAATTCACGCAGGATGTCACGGCTGACCATGTGAACATCGCCCGTTTTCAGGTGATCATTTTTGCCAGCATTGCCACTTTTGTGGGGGTGCTGTTTGCCGCGCTTGTGGCCATTTTGCGTCGTGCGGAGAAAATTCTTGAAGCACGGGCTCGTGAACGCCAGAAACTTGAGCAGGAGCTGCAACGGACGGAGAGGCTCGCGGTTCTTGGGGAAATGATTGCAGGGGTGTCGCACGAAATCAAAAATCCTTTGGGAATCATTCGAAGTACCGCAGAACTTTTGGAAAAACGTCTGCAGGAACCTCGGCAGAAAAAGCTGGCATCCATCATGATTGAAGAGGCTACGCGGCTCAACAATATCGTGACGGAATTTTTGGACTTCGCTCGTCCTAAGGACTTGAGGCCCGAGCCTTGCCGAGTGGAAGAGATTCTTGAACGAAATCTTGCGGTGATCGAGGCGGAATGCCAAAAACGAAACATTCGCATTGAGAAGGATTTTCAAGCGGGGGAGGCTGTTTTGAAAGCCGACGCCAATCTTTTATACCGCGCTTTCTTGAACCTCTTAGTCAATGCGGTCCAGGCGATGGAAACGGGAGGCACTCTGGAAATCGCCACGTCTCTAAAGTGTGTGGACAGTCGAAAGCAACCGATGCTGGAAGTGCGTGTCAACGATACGGGACCCGGCATTCCTCCGGAATTGCTGCCGAAGATTTTTAACCCCTTTTTCACAACCCGTGAAAAAGGAACTGGACTGGGATTGTCCATCGTGCTGAGCATCATTCAGAGTCATCAAGGCTCGGTGGAGCTCAAGCCTCGGCCGGAAGGAGGCACGAGTGCCGTGGTGCGATTGCCTTTGAGCCTTTCGGATCAGGGCGAAGCCACATCTTGA